One part of the Ziziphus jujuba cultivar Dongzao chromosome 2, ASM3175591v1 genome encodes these proteins:
- the LOC107419688 gene encoding uncharacterized protein LOC107419688: MENTVGCKTNRLYTDFEPYCIWHKKEDTNTLDVHLEGFKNQQLKVVINDGRILTISGERPLDNNNKWSRFSKQIKLADNINVNDIRSKLAGGILSVVMPKKPEKISMSISLASEVIQTATKNAGGCRLEKDNNMGIKVGVVLVFLLLGFGIYVKCICGKSNSAMKNTVGCQTNRLYTDFEPHCIWHRKEDTDILDVHLDGFKKQQLKLVITDGRILTISGERPLDNNNKWSRFSKQIKLADNIKVNDIRSKLAGGILSVVIPKKP, from the exons atGGAAAACACAGTTGGATGTAAAACTAACCGTTTGTACACGGACTTCGAACCTTATTGCATTTGGCATAAAAAGGAAGATACTAACACTCTTGATGTTCATCTTGAAG GTTTCAAAAATCAACAGCTGAAGGTTGTGATCAACGACGGGAGGATACTAACAATCTCCGGAGAACGACCATtggacaacaacaacaaatggaGTCGTtttagcaaacaaatcaaactggCAGACAACATCAATGTCAACGACATTCGTTCCAAGTTAGCCGGAGGGATTCTCTCAGTTGTGATGCCCAAGAAACCAGAAAAGATCTCTATGTCCATTTCCCTGGCGTCGGAAGTCATCCAAACGGCGACGAAGAATGCAGGTGGTTGTAGGTTGGAGAAGGATAACAATATGGGCATCAAAGTTGGGGTTGTGCTTGTGTTTTTGCTCCTGGGATTTGGAATTTATGTGAAATGTATATGCGGAAAGTCAAATTCTGCCATGAAAAACACAGTTGGATGTCAAACCAACCGTTTGTATACGGACTTCGAACCTCATTGCATTTGGCATAGGAAGGAAGATACTGATATTCTTGATGTTCATCTTGATG GTTTCAAAAAGCAACAGCTGAAGCTTGTGATCACCGACGGGAGGATACTGACAATCTCCGGAGAACGACCATtggacaacaacaacaaatggaGTCGTtttagcaaacaaatcaaactggCCGACAACATCAAAGTCAACGACATTCGTTCCAAGTTAGCCGGAGGGATTCTCTCTGTTGTGATACCCAAGAAACCATAA
- the LOC132800599 gene encoding 17.6 kDa class I heat shock protein 3-like gives MGSTVGCQTNRLYTDFEPYCIWHRKEDTDILDVHLDGFKKQQLKVVVNDGRILTISGERPLDNINNKWSRFNKQIKLTDNIKVNDIRSKLAGGILSVVMPRKPEIISMSISPESEFIQTATENAGGWRLKKDKNMAVNVGVVLVFLLLGFGIYVKCLSGKSFDPCAILKSSW, from the exons ATGGGAAGCACGGTTGGATGTCAAACCAACCGTTTGTATACGGATTTTGAACCTTATTGCATTTGGCATAGGAAGGAAGATACTGATATTCTTGATGTTCATCTTGATG GTTTCAAAAAGCAACAGCTGAAGGTTGTGGTCAACGACGGGAGGATACTAACAATCTCCGGAGAACGACCACTggacaacatcaacaacaaaTGGAGTCGTTttaacaaacaaatcaaactgaCCGACAACATCAAAGTCAATGACATTCGTTCCAAGTTAGCCGGAGGGATTCTCTCTGTTGTGATGCCCAGGAAACCAGAAATAATCTCCATGTCCATTTCCCCGGAGTCCGAATTCATCCAAACGGCGACGGAGAATGCAGGTGGTTGGAGGTTGAAGAAGGACAAAAATATGGCCGTCAATGTTGGGGTTGTGCTTGTGTTTTTGCTCCTGGGGTTTGGAATTTATGTGAAATGTTTATCCGGAAAGTCGTTTGATCCTTGTGCCATATTGAAAAGTAGTTGGTGA